The sequence ATTATCGTACCGTGATAAAACACCTTGCCTTGAGTTTTTAAAGACTTGATAATTCCCTTATCACAACTCTTAATGTATTGCCCTTGATATTCAGGTATCTCTTCAGTAAAACAGCCGTGATTATCTACAGGACAGACCATGGGAACACGGTGCTCTTTGCAGACAAAGAAATCTGCCTCACCGAACGCAGGAGCCATATGGACCACTCCCGTACCCTCGCTCTCCTCTACAAACGAGCCAGGAAGAATTTTATAAGCGCCTTCCGCACGTTTCTGCTCAAAAAAGTTAAAGGGTGGCTCATAGCTTTTCCCAATCAATGTTGTTCCTGGGAAACTTTCTATAACTTCATATGTATCGGGGTCGGAAAACCACCGCGATAGACATCCTTGCCCTAAAATCCATTGCTCACCGGAAACTTTATCAGCAACACGTACGTAAGTGATTTCAGGGTTCACAGCAACTGCCATATTCGACACTAACGTCCACGGTGTTGTGGTCCATACCAATAAAGACGCAGAATCCCCGTGTAAAGCAAACTTAATCACTACAGAAGGGTCATCAACTTCCTTGTAGTTTTGACCTGCTTCAAAATTTGATAGAGGTGTGCCCAACTTCGTAGAGAAGGGAACCACCTTAACACCTTCGTAAACTAACCCCTGATCATAAAGAGAACGGAATACCCACCAGACGCTTTCCATAAATGAGGCATCCATCGTTTTCCACGTAGCAGAAAAATCTACCCAGCGGCCTACACGATTTATATAATGCTCCCATTCATCAACGTAACGAAAAACAATTTTTCTGCACTCTTCGTTAAACCTAGCAACACCAAAATCCTCTATGGCCCCTGGAGTGGTAAGATTTAAAGATTTTTCTACTTCATACTCTACAGGAACACCATGACAATCCCAGCCGAATCTTCTAGGAACATAGTATCCATCCATAGTAGCAAAACGCCCAACAACGTCTTTAATTGTTCCAGCAAGAAGATGGCCATAATGAGGTAAACCTGTAGCAAATGGCGGGCCGTCATAAAAAGAATATAGGGTTCTCCCCTCTCTATTTTTTAATGATTTTTGAAAAATTTCTTGAGTTTTCCAAAAATTTAATATTCTTTCTTCTCTATTAGCAAGACTTTCCCTACTGCCTTCCCCTTCCGTATGCATATTGTATCCGTTGAGTGTGTTTTGATATAAAATCACTCTAAAAATAAAGATTTTTCAGGTTTTCGTCCACCTTGCCCTAGAGTTTGAGAAAAATTTTCCTTCTCTTGACAACATTTAAAATAGGGAGATACTTGAGTTGTACAAAAGCACAGGAAAGCTTACAATATACTCCGGGGGTGTATAGGTTTCGACTTGGGAATGAAGTGTTAATCGCATGCGGAGGGCGTTGGCTGGCCTCCTAAAAAGCCGACAAAACAATAAATGCCGAACCTAAGGCTGAATGCGAAATTATCAGTTTCTCTGAACTCTCTGAGCAAAGATTAGCTGCTTAATTAGCAAAAGTTGTTATTTAGATAACCTCTAGATAACCCGGTCCTCATGGACTCTACCAGAGGTTTGTGAAGTACCGTCATCTATCTGGTTGGAATCTACCTCCTCTAATTCTCAGGGGGGTTGATTCGAGATTATTGAGAGTCGTTGGTTTCCATAGATGTTCTTAGCTGAGGAAATGCAATGTAGTACCACTAGGGACTAAGCATGTAGAAGTTAGCAGGGAATTCACTAAGGACGAGAGTTCGAGTCTCTCCACCTCCATACTTTTCTAGTTATAGAAAGGCCTGGCCTCCAAGCACGCATTCTTTTTTATCTAAAGAAATACATCATCCTTTGAACTGCACAGTAACTTTAATCAGTATCTATTCGGAAACTTACTTTTTCATTATAGTTCTCAAATAAGTCAAACGCCTGCTGAAACTTGAACAAAGCATGAAAATTTCAGAACACACTGTCTTAATCATCAATCATTGTCATACTCCTACTGGCGAATTAGATCATTATTTTGGCTCCAACAAACAATACGTACTTCAAAACCCTCTATACCGCTCCTGTTTTGAATTATTCCTTAGCTACGTGCCAATTTTCAGTACTTTTACTGGAGTGCGTGCTTTATTAGGGATTGCAAATATTGAAAATGTTTTGCTCATTCCAACAAAAGGTCACAGTACAATATGCTCCATTGGACCTTGTGTGGATATTAATGAAGCTGTGCCCAAGATCCGCAAAAATGCTTGGTTAGAAATTTTGGGAATTAAAGGCTTTGTAGCTATCTTTCAAGCCATTCTTCAGGTTATACGCGTAGTTATTCGCTACTTCAATAAAGTCTGTGGGTGCATATCTCCGGCACGCGCAGTTATGAATTTCGTAAACCGGCCACTCTCTCCTCCAAAATCTGCTCAGGAGGAGCTCCAAGATTTTTTAGGACCTATGCAACTATAAAATAGTTGCAGCCGCAGCAGCAAGTTTAGAGCGCTCCGTACGCGTGAGAAACATATGGCCGTATAAAGATAAGTGATGGAACTTACCGACTAAGTAAGTAAGACCATTGGAATTCTCATCAAAGTACAAACTATCAATTTGCGTAGGGTCCCCAGTTAAAACAATTTTTGTGCCCTTACCTGCACGAGAAATGATTGTTTTAATCTCATGAGGAGTAAGATTTTGTGCTTCATCGATAATCATAAACACCTTTGGCAAAGACCGTCCACGAATATAGGTGAGCGCTTCCATTTCTAATTTTTTAGCCTCAATTAAAGACTGTAAAACTTCGGAAAAATCCCCCATCCCACCAATACTAAAAAGAAATTCCATATTATCGTAGATGGGCTGCATCCAATGAAGAAGCTTTTCTTCCTTAAGACCTGGAAGAAATCCAATATCCTTACCCATAGGGATAATAGGACGACTTACCAATAACTTATTATAATTTCCCTTATCAAATACCTGATACATAGCTGCAGCTAAAGCCAATACGGTTTTCCCAGACCCAGCTTGTCCCATAAGGGTAACTAACTTTATATCGTCTCTTAAAAGAAGATCCAACGCACATTTTTGTTCATTATTTAAAGGTTTTATTCCCCAAATTTTATCTGGAAGAGCTCTCAAAGAAACAATCCTTCCCTCAGTTTCATGATAACGACCAAGGGCAAAATAATTTTCTCCTCCAGAAATGAAAAAATATTCATTAGGCGCTGGAGCGATATCCAAAGGCACATCTAAGTACCCATGTGTATAAAAGTTCTCTACATCCGATGGGGATACAGTTAACTCACGATAACCACGATACAGAGATCTAAAAGAAAATCTCTTATTTTCATAATCTCTAGCTTCTATTCCAAGGGCCTCGGCTCGCACTCTACGTCCCAGACTTTTCGTAACAAAAACCATAGGTTCTCGTTGTGCGATCACTTGAAGAAGTTCTAACGTGAGAAGTTTTCTACGTTTTTCATCATTAGCTAAATTCGCAATAGAAGATACTTCTATACGCAATTCACTGCCATTGGGTAAAGAAATGCCTTCGGCATGATTACCTGACCTTTCAAGTAGTAAACGGATATTGCTCAAAGCTCGCGAAGCATTTTTTGCCGATTCATCACGATCTTTAGCAAAAGCCTCCAGCTCTTCAATTACAGTAAATGGAATAATGATGCGTGTATTCTCAAACGATGATAGGGCTTCAGGATCATAAATAAACACACTCGTATCAATGACCATTGTCTTCTTCATTCAGCTAACTCCTAACGAAATGGGCTCCAACCCTAATCAAATCATTTTATAACGACAAATATCTTTATTAGTAGAACGATGAAAATACTTAAACAAATACCTGGAGAATCTGCGCCGATGTTGACAAAAATTTATTAGAAACTTCTTGACCCTTTTATATAATTCTAAGTAAAAAAAACTCTATTCTTAATTCTTGCAAAAAGAAAAAACTGCCTGAATCTTTAGGAAGTTAGGTCATGAATTAGCAATCGATATTACGAATTGCTAATTCGATTGTAAAAAAAACAAAGCTTCCCTACAATGACGTTAAGCAATGACAGTAGAGTTCACCATTGGAGGTCGTCATGAAAGTGAAAATTAATGACCAATTGATTTGCATCCCTCCCTACATTTCCGCACGATGGAATCAAATAGCTTTTATCGAATCACAAGAAGGAGAAGTTCAAGGTCGGTCTACCCTCAAGTTGCATTTAATTGATGGAAAGACCATTTCTATACCTAACTTAGATCAGGCGATTATCGATATTGCTTTCCAAGAGCACCTTCTCCACTTAGAATCTTCTCAAATGATGCGCGATGAATCTGGCCGTGAAGACGACAAGCTGGGTATGTTAATCAATACCTTGCAACAATTATCCAAAGATACCGATGTGCAGATATTTGCTCATAAAAGCCTCATATCTCCTCTATTTTCAGGAACGAGTCCAATGGAAATGATCTTACAACATACTCCAGAACATAAGGATCATCCAGACGCTCCTGCGGATATTTTAGAGAAAATGGTGACGGTAATCCGTTCATTAGTAGGAAATAATCAAAACCTATTTCCTAAAGCAGAGCCTCATTGTAATTGCATGCACTGTCAGATTGCTAGAGTTATTAGTGAAGAAGAAGAAGCCACTGTATCCGAACAAGATTTATCTTTTCGCACATGGGATATCAGTCCGACAGGGAACAAATTGTATCTTGTTACCAATCCCCTAAATCCGAATGAGCAATTTAGTGTCTACTTAGGCACACCTATTGGATGTACATGTGGGCAGGTAAATTGTGAACATATTAAAGCTGTTCTCTATACTTAAGGTTCTACCTAATCTCGTTTGGTAAGATAATTGACTTTTTCACTGCAGTCGATATAATTCTTTTTTCTAGGGAGTACTTCCCCTAAAGGACTAGGTCACATCCTTGTATCGATTTCTAATGTGAATACACTGTAGGAGTAAAGCATGCGAACGCTATCGATTTCTATGCTTTTGTTTACCATCGGGTCAGGAATAAGTTCAGTAAGCTTGCATGCTGCACCTTCCACATCAAAGACTCCCGCTGCGCAAGTAGACAAGGCTTCCTTTGCTCCATTTACAGGAGAGATTAAAGGAAATCGTGTTCGTCTACGCTTAGCTCCTCATGTTGATAGTTCTATTGTAAAAGAACTATCCAAAGGTGATTATGTCGCTGTAATTGGTGAAAGTAAGGATTACTACATTGTTGCAGCACCCGAAGGTCTAAAAGGTTATGTATTTCGGACGTTTGTTTTAGACAATGTTATTGAAGGCGAACAAGTGAATGTACGTTTAGAGCCTTCAACATCAGCTCCTGTGCTTGCACGATTATCCCGAGGAACAGAAATCCAAGCAACATCCAACCAACCACAAGGAAAGTGGTTAGAGATTGCTTTACCTAACCAATGTGCTTTCTACGTTGCGAAAAACTTTGTTTCTCAGAAAGGCCCTATCGATATTTATAAACATAGACAAGGTCAGAAAAAAATCGCTTTAGACTTGCTAGATTCCGCTATGAATTTTGCTAAAGCAGAGTTACAGAAACCATTAGATGCGGTTGATCTAGAAGCTATTTATAAAAAGATTAACCTTATACAATCTGAAGAATTTAATGATGTCCCAGGTCTACAACCTCTAATACAAAAAGCTTTAGAGGAAATTCAAGATACTTACCTATCGAAGTCATTAACAAATCAAGATAATACGATAGGGAAACAACAAGTGTCCAACTCTTCTAATGTTGTTGACAGTATCGAGAAACCTACAACAGGATCGTTGTTATCTCGACATATCCGTAAGCAAACAACAATAAAAACTTCTCCAAAAACTCAAGGAAGAGAAAGCCTAGAATTGTCGTTGTTTAAAATTTGGGCGAGCATGCAACCCCAAGAAAACGCTAAAAAGCTTACTCAAGAAGCCTTCTATGAGGAAGAGAAAAAGAAAAAGCAAACTTTTGTTGGTGAGCTTGAAATTTATCCTCATGTCGTAAAAAACAATCCCGGGGATTTTTTACTTAAAGACAAAGAAAACACTATAGCATTCGTCTATGCAACAAAAATAGACTTAGAAAAATGGTTAGGAAAGAGAGTTTCTGTGGAATGCCTCCCTCGCCCAAACAACCATTTTGCTTTCCCTGCTTATTACATAATTAACATCAAAGAAATAGCTTCTTAAATTATTCGTCCGTACTCTCTTTTATATCTTCCAGTATCCAGCATGCAGGACAATTTAGAAGTAGAGTATCTTCTTTGATTCTATAGTACTTAATGCGTTGAGTCCCCTGGTCGTCTTTACTTGTATAGACAAGATGCATGCATCCTTGTCTGTCTAGATACGCACTAGGGTCTACGCTATAACCAGAGTCAATAAGCTTAGGATGATTCCAAGTTATTCCCTCATTATATGATGAGAAGCATGTAAGCCTCTCTCCTGCACGAGCACTATTCGCAAAAAGGTACAGTTTGCCATTTCTCCCGGATTGAACAGCAATACTATTGTCATAGCTGCGCCAGGGAAGGTTCTTGAGTTTTGACCAAGAGCTTCCTTGATTTGTCGATACAGCCATACAAATATAACTCTCTTCTACAGAAGCATTCCTAAAAAACAATGCGAGCTTATTCGACGTGAATTTTACAATTGCAGGTTCTATAGGAACTTGATTTCGCGAACCTCCTAAAATCGGACCCATACGTCCTTCCCAAGATTTAGAAAAGAAATTATAGATTTCAACCCAAGAGTCCCCTATCACCGCCTGACCAGGAATTTCATAAACATTGTACGAGGGAATGTATACGCGATTTCTTATCCTATCAACGTATGGAGGATTTCTAGTTGTTCCTTCTATTCCTGGAGGCAAGAGTCTATGCTCCAACCAATGAAATCCTGAATTAAAAGAAAAAGCTACATAAGGTTGACTTCTACTCTCTCCAACCTGTTGCTTTCTATAAAACAGCCAAATTTCTTGAGAGCTAATTCTTACTAATACAGGGTGGGAAAATAGGCCGGACTCTTGAGGAAAAATTTCATAAGGCTCTGACCATATCCCCAGGTCACAACGCCTTCCTATCAACTTATTGCTGTCGCAATCTTGCCAAACAACAAGAAGACGTCCCGAAGTCTCTACAATTGTCGACATTCCT is a genomic window of Chlamydia psittaci 6BC containing:
- a CDS encoding PhoH family protein, whose protein sequence is MKKTMVIDTSVFIYDPEALSSFENTRIIIPFTVIEELEAFAKDRDESAKNASRALSNIRLLLERSGNHAEGISLPNGSELRIEVSSIANLANDEKRRKLLTLELLQVIAQREPMVFVTKSLGRRVRAEALGIEARDYENKRFSFRSLYRGYRELTVSPSDVENFYTHGYLDVPLDIAPAPNEYFFISGGENYFALGRYHETEGRIVSLRALPDKIWGIKPLNNEQKCALDLLLRDDIKLVTLMGQAGSGKTVLALAAAMYQVFDKGNYNKLLVSRPIIPMGKDIGFLPGLKEEKLLHWMQPIYDNMEFLFSIGGMGDFSEVLQSLIEAKKLEMEALTYIRGRSLPKVFMIIDEAQNLTPHEIKTIISRAGKGTKIVLTGDPTQIDSLYFDENSNGLTYLVGKFHHLSLYGHMFLTRTERSKLAAAAATIL
- a CDS encoding SH3 domain-containing protein; the encoded protein is MRTLSISMLLFTIGSGISSVSLHAAPSTSKTPAAQVDKASFAPFTGEIKGNRVRLRLAPHVDSSIVKELSKGDYVAVIGESKDYYIVAAPEGLKGYVFRTFVLDNVIEGEQVNVRLEPSTSAPVLARLSRGTEIQATSNQPQGKWLEIALPNQCAFYVAKNFVSQKGPIDIYKHRQGQKKIALDLLDSAMNFAKAELQKPLDAVDLEAIYKKINLIQSEEFNDVPGLQPLIQKALEEIQDTYLSKSLTNQDNTIGKQQVSNSSNVVDSIEKPTTGSLLSRHIRKQTTIKTSPKTQGRESLELSLFKIWASMQPQENAKKLTQEAFYEEEKKKKQTFVGELEIYPHVVKNNPGDFLLKDKENTIAFVYATKIDLEKWLGKRVSVECLPRPNNHFAFPAYYIINIKEIAS
- a CDS encoding exo-alpha-sialidase — its product is MWKGWICLIFFSPAVVHAGETYKPCEELWLSSDNRTSGMSTIVETSGRLLVVWQDCDSNKLIGRRCDLGIWSEPYEIFPQESGLFSHPVLVRISSQEIWLFYRKQQVGESRSQPYVAFSFNSGFHWLEHRLLPPGIEGTTRNPPYVDRIRNRVYIPSYNVYEIPGQAVIGDSWVEIYNFFSKSWEGRMGPILGGSRNQVPIEPAIVKFTSNKLALFFRNASVEESYICMAVSTNQGSSWSKLKNLPWRSYDNSIAVQSGRNGKLYLFANSARAGERLTCFSSYNEGITWNHPKLIDSGYSVDPSAYLDRQGCMHLVYTSKDDQGTQRIKYYRIKEDTLLLNCPACWILEDIKESTDE